In Liquorilactobacillus hordei DSM 19519, the following proteins share a genomic window:
- a CDS encoding helix-turn-helix domain-containing protein: protein MEYDLTDAILLGLKRNKRMKLKPSSQSDIADHFGLSKPYVNQLINGRVAPTENTDEWIKKICLYVGIGS, encoded by the coding sequence GTGGAGTATGATCTTACGGACGCAATATTATTAGGTCTAAAAAGAAATAAACGGATGAAGTTAAAACCAAGTTCACAATCTGATATAGCTGATCATTTTGGCCTTTCTAAACCTTATGTGAACCAGTTGATTAACGGAAGGGTAGCGCCGACAGAAAATACAGATGAGTGGATTAAAAAGATCTGTTTGTACGTGGGAATTGGTTCTTAA
- a CDS encoding helix-turn-helix domain-containing protein, with the protein MNTLEVIKQLAKERNMSVYELEETLGFGKNTIYQWSHRTPSIERVKKVADYFGVSLDYLTGRTSRKNISKIDLANVPDGVLTFEGKTIPEDELEIIRHLLRNKPSNK; encoded by the coding sequence ATGAATACATTAGAAGTAATCAAACAACTTGCTAAAGAAAGAAACATGTCTGTTTATGAACTTGAAGAAACCTTAGGCTTTGGTAAAAATACTATCTACCAGTGGTCTCATCGCACACCTTCTATTGAACGCGTTAAAAAAGTAGCTGATTATTTTGGCGTTTCATTAGATTATTTAACTGGTCGAACTTCCAGAAAAAATATAAGTAAAATTGATTTAGCAAATGTTCCCGATGGCGTACTTACATTTGAAGGAAAAACAATCCCTGAAGACGAACTTGAAATAATTCGCCATCTATTACGGAATAAACCATCAAACAAATGA
- a CDS encoding ImmA/IrrE family metallo-endopeptidase, giving the protein MERLLKLAEKEHIEIIWSQELSPTTPPIAAYNLRCIIMNSNWYNPNQFIFQLAHELSHLIYGDPLDLYLYNQTPAQKFKIEAQTNDYAIQIILHLYNESPYNRINIVSFMQEYAIPTHLESRVRFLINTL; this is encoded by the coding sequence ATGGAGAGGTTATTAAAACTGGCAGAAAAAGAACATATTGAAATTATTTGGAGCCAAGAACTTTCTCCCACTACACCACCCATAGCTGCTTATAATTTAAGATGCATCATTATGAATTCAAATTGGTATAATCCTAATCAATTTATTTTCCAATTAGCTCATGAGCTGTCACATCTGATTTATGGTGATCCACTTGATCTTTATTTATACAATCAGACTCCTGCCCAAAAATTCAAAATTGAAGCTCAAACCAATGACTATGCAATTCAAATCATACTCCACTTATATAATGAGAGTCCTTATAATAGGATAAACATTGTATCTTTTATGCAAGAATATGCAATTCCAACTCATTTAGAAAGTCGTGTTCGTTTTCTAATTAACACACTCTAA
- the rplS gene encoding 50S ribosomal protein L19 — translation MNPLIKKITESQLRSDIPDFRPGDTVRVHARIVEGTRERIQIFEGVVIKRRGEGVSETYTVRKISSGIGVERTFPIHTPRVEKIEVIRQGRVRRAKLYYLRALHGKAARIPERRR, via the coding sequence ATGAACCCATTAATCAAAAAAATTACGGAATCTCAATTACGTAGTGATATTCCAGATTTCCGCCCTGGAGATACTGTTCGTGTTCATGCTCGTATCGTTGAAGGTACTCGTGAACGTATCCAGATTTTCGAAGGTGTAGTTATTAAACGTCGTGGTGAAGGTGTCAGCGAAACTTACACAGTTCGTAAGATTAGTAGTGGTATTGGTGTTGAACGTACATTCCCAATCCACACACCACGTGTTGAAAAGATTGAAGTAATTCGTCAAGGACGTGTACGTCGTGCTAAGTTATACTACTTGCGTGCATTACATGGTAAAGCAGCTCGTATTCCTGAAAGACGTCGTTAA
- the trmD gene encoding tRNA (guanosine(37)-N1)-methyltransferase TrmD, translated as MKIDILSLFPEMFKGPLEASIVGKAIESKIIDVDITNYRDFTNNKQRHVDDYPYGGGAGMLLQAQPIFDALDYVETKNGGLGNVILLDPAGRQFNQKVAQELSTKEHLTFICGHYEGYDERIRERVTDEISLGDYILTGGELGAMVIIDATARLLQGTLGNEESASGDSFSSGLLEYPQYTRPASYRGMDVPDVLISGNHQKIDQWREYESLKRTYLRRPDLLVGLELTEQQKQILQDIKNKFEK; from the coding sequence ATGAAGATTGATATTTTAAGTCTATTTCCGGAAATGTTTAAGGGTCCTTTAGAAGCATCTATCGTTGGGAAAGCGATTGAGAGTAAGATTATTGATGTAGATATTACAAATTATCGTGATTTCACAAATAATAAGCAGCGTCACGTTGATGATTATCCTTATGGTGGTGGCGCGGGAATGTTATTGCAAGCACAGCCAATTTTTGATGCTTTAGACTATGTTGAAACAAAAAATGGTGGTTTGGGTAATGTCATTTTACTTGACCCAGCAGGCAGACAGTTTAACCAAAAAGTTGCACAAGAGCTATCTACAAAGGAACATTTAACATTTATTTGCGGTCATTATGAGGGCTATGATGAAAGGATCAGAGAGAGAGTTACTGATGAGATTTCCCTAGGAGATTATATTCTGACTGGTGGCGAACTTGGTGCTATGGTGATTATTGATGCCACTGCTAGACTATTACAGGGGACTTTGGGGAATGAGGAATCTGCGTCTGGGGATTCCTTTTCGAGTGGACTATTGGAGTATCCGCAGTATACAAGACCTGCTTCTTATAGAGGAATGGATGTTCCAGATGTGCTTATTAGTGGTAATCATCAGAAAATTGATCAGTGGAGAGAATATGAGTCTTTGAAACGAACCTATTTAAGAAGACCAGATTTGCTTGTTGGTCTAGAATTGACAGAGCAGCAGAAACAAATATTACAAGATATAAAAAATAAATTCGAAAAATAA
- the rimM gene encoding ribosome maturation factor RimM (Essential for efficient processing of 16S rRNA) gives MNFYEVGQIINTHGIRGEVKIKIITDFADQRFKKGKTLYLLMPDKELALKIITVRKVKQFYLLSFENYQDINLVEKFKGLKLAIKEEQQQKLEGNNFYHHQIIGLKVFDENQNEIGIVSEILSPGANDVWIIKRAGKKELLLPAIHDVIKKVDIASGSIIVDLLDGLDD, from the coding sequence ATGAACTTTTATGAAGTAGGACAAATTATTAATACCCATGGGATACGTGGCGAAGTAAAAATTAAAATAATTACTGATTTTGCAGATCAACGTTTTAAAAAGGGAAAAACGTTGTATTTATTAATGCCTGACAAAGAATTAGCATTAAAAATAATTACTGTTCGCAAAGTGAAACAGTTTTACTTATTGTCTTTTGAGAATTATCAAGATATTAATTTAGTTGAGAAATTTAAGGGACTTAAATTAGCAATTAAAGAAGAGCAGCAGCAAAAGCTTGAAGGTAACAATTTTTATCATCATCAAATTATCGGTTTAAAGGTATTCGATGAAAATCAAAATGAAATTGGAATAGTTAGTGAAATACTCAGTCCAGGTGCTAATGATGTTTGGATTATTAAAAGGGCTGGTAAGAAAGAACTTCTGTTGCCAGCTATCCATGATGTTATAAAAAAAGTTGATATTGCAAGTGGAAGTATAATTGTTGATTTGTTGGATGGGTTGGATGATTAA
- the rpsP gene encoding 30S ribosomal protein S16 → MSVKIRLKRMGSKKRPFYRIVVADSRSPRDGRFIETVGTYNPLTEPESVTLKEENILNWLSNGAQPSDTVRNILSKNGVMKKFHDAKFSK, encoded by the coding sequence ATGTCAGTTAAAATTCGTTTAAAACGTATGGGTTCTAAGAAGCGTCCATTTTATCGTATCGTTGTTGCAGATTCACGTTCACCACGTGATGGTCGTTTCATCGAAACAGTTGGAACATACAATCCATTAACAGAACCTGAAAGTGTCACACTTAAGGAAGAAAATATTTTGAATTGGTTGAGCAATGGTGCACAACCTTCAGATACAGTACGTAATATTCTTTCAAAGAATGGTGTCATGAAGAAGTTCCATGACGCAAAGTTCAGTAAATAA
- a CDS encoding putative DNA-binding protein, producing the protein MAIEKTNRINALFEFYEPLLTSKQMEYIALYYRDDYSLGEIAENYQISRQAVYDNIRRTETILESYEKKLHLLQNFQEQSQKTDELQHYVQKNYPNDETLEKLVEQLEELEE; encoded by the coding sequence ATGGCAATTGAAAAGACAAATAGAATCAATGCTTTATTTGAATTTTATGAACCGCTTTTGACTAGTAAACAGATGGAGTATATTGCTTTATACTATCGCGATGACTATTCCCTTGGTGAAATTGCTGAAAATTATCAGATTTCACGACAAGCTGTTTATGATAATATAAGGAGAACGGAAACGATTCTTGAATCATATGAAAAGAAACTTCATTTATTGCAAAATTTTCAAGAACAAAGTCAAAAAACCGACGAACTTCAGCATTATGTACAGAAAAATTATCCAAATGATGAAACTTTAGAAAAATTAGTTGAACAATTAGAGGAACTAGAAGAATGA
- the ftsY gene encoding signal recognition particle-docking protein FtsY translates to MGFFDKIKHVFSGQEEVQTVEEKKYEKGLEKSRKTFGDKLNELFANFRSVDEEFFEELEEKLIEADVGFETAVKISEELQEEVKLRNVKDKKDVSNAIIEKLVSLYEAEGTTEDNSLHFSQEGTTVFLFVGVNGVGKTTTIGKLAHRYQKEGKKVLLAAADTFRAGAIEQLVEWGRRVNVEVVRKPERSDPAAVVFDAVQKAKNKNYDILLVDTAGRLQNKVNLMNELGKIARVITRELPNAPQEVLLALDATTGQNALTQAKQFKDVTNVTGIVLTKLDGTAKGGIVLAIRNELHLPVKLVGLGEKMDDLRDFEPVEFVYGLFNGLVEAPKEEN, encoded by the coding sequence ATGGGTTTTTTTGATAAAATAAAACATGTTTTTAGCGGTCAAGAAGAAGTACAAACGGTTGAGGAAAAAAAGTATGAAAAAGGGTTAGAAAAATCACGTAAAACTTTTGGAGATAAACTTAATGAGCTTTTTGCAAATTTCCGTAGTGTCGATGAGGAATTTTTTGAGGAATTAGAGGAAAAATTAATTGAAGCTGATGTTGGATTTGAAACAGCCGTTAAGATCAGTGAAGAACTTCAAGAAGAAGTGAAATTACGAAATGTAAAAGATAAAAAAGATGTTTCAAATGCGATTATTGAGAAACTTGTTTCACTATATGAAGCAGAGGGAACAACAGAAGATAACTCACTCCATTTTTCACAGGAAGGTACAACTGTTTTTCTTTTTGTGGGTGTTAATGGAGTTGGTAAGACAACGACAATTGGTAAGCTCGCTCATAGATATCAGAAAGAGGGTAAGAAGGTTTTGCTCGCTGCTGCAGATACCTTTAGAGCCGGTGCAATTGAGCAACTTGTTGAATGGGGCAGGCGAGTAAATGTTGAAGTTGTCCGAAAGCCAGAAAGAAGTGATCCAGCAGCAGTTGTTTTTGATGCTGTACAAAAGGCCAAGAATAAAAACTATGATATTTTATTAGTTGACACTGCAGGAAGATTACAAAATAAAGTTAATCTAATGAATGAGCTGGGTAAGATTGCACGGGTAATTACTCGTGAACTTCCAAATGCACCGCAAGAAGTTTTGTTGGCTTTAGATGCGACTACTGGTCAAAATGCTTTAACACAAGCAAAACAGTTTAAAGACGTTACGAATGTGACCGGAATTGTTTTGACGAAGTTGGATGGGACTGCTAAAGGTGGAATTGTTTTGGCGATTCGTAATGAATTACACCTACCAGTTAAACTTGTTGGACTTGGGGAAAAAATGGATGACTTGCGTGATTTTGAACCAGTTGAGTTTGTCTATGGTCTCTTTAATGGGTTGGTGGAAGCTCCCAAAGAAGAAAATTAA
- the smc gene encoding chromosome segregation protein SMC: protein MKLKSLVINGFKSFADKTQIDFQDGMTAIVGPNGSGKSNVIEAIRWVLGEQSAKNLRGEKMPDVIFAGTDTRAPLNRAEVEIIFDNRDHYLPLDEDEVAISRRIYRNSDSEFLLNGKQVRLKDITGLMLDTGLGRESFSIISQGRVESIFNSKPEERRVIIEEVAGVLKYKKEKQKAQQELAETTDHLDRVADIVDELQKQREPLKEQSSIAKDYLEQKKDFDYYNLSKLVLEIDENKQKKIALENEMTQLNAVKSKNKKKIAEYEASVSALHKKQATLNQNLDHLQEESALLTGQKERYSGKREVTQKEKDYQLQKVTEVKTQRNINQEKLKQAEHEFKELTKKIEDLTKEQVELQKEITVLTKIHEYDENQITAEIEELRQQIITKMQEQASLKNQVLYLTKEEQRTKASKDIFIKKTKKQQDNIEKLQKEAADLQLNYEEKKQQLANEGKRFEAEQAETKDLQLKLQQQKDNWYKALEIVQRAQAQHDSLKNIDDNFAGYYRGVKEILQSRAQFTGIVGAVAELLDVPTNIAYAIEIALGSQVQNVVVENEQAAKEAINYLVKNRLGRVTFLPRTTVRQKQISKYQSEILAKVSGVLGMGNQLVKCAKENQPVLNYLLGSTIIVKDIDTAVDVAKRLNHGLKVVSLTGDVVNPGGAMTGGANKQKNSGLIEQKKQIKILENNLSEMKQKMKQIEVQGNNAKKELEQKKLAMQAVEQNLTAKKEEIHEIDSQLILLENQVRHAKEALELQQREFEQEMKTVVVVNDKNSLDGQQLILEQQLTTLRTDFDNKKKMLVELNKTKEQNIQKNSALKQRLAIVTERLNSLHDKTIINQEQNKEYKIALQDAQKILAEIDNKQKIDSLKSEEIVQRLQEINKKQKTIATKLNKGKEERSTIHEQLQLNEAELTRVNNLQELTFNEQREQSVKLSKVNAILDQSLSELSQTYELTYEAAKDKNEERDLSHVLQKLKLLRLGIEELGQINIGSIDEYERVNERFEFLSMQQNDLLEAKSQLQKSMQEMDNEVKVRFGNTFKAVADAFAEVFPQMFGGGKASLKLTDSSDLLTTGIEIMSQPPGKKLQKLSLLSGGEKALTALTLLFAILKVKPVPFVILDEAEAALDDANVDRYSTYLQRFHDQTQFIIITHRKGTMSRADILYGITMQESGVSRTVSVSLENILEESVTEGG from the coding sequence ATGAAGTTAAAGTCACTGGTAATCAATGGCTTCAAGTCTTTTGCAGATAAAACTCAAATCGATTTTCAAGATGGAATGACTGCAATTGTTGGTCCAAATGGAAGCGGAAAGAGTAATGTAATTGAAGCAATTCGCTGGGTCTTGGGTGAACAGTCTGCTAAGAATCTTCGTGGAGAGAAAATGCCTGATGTAATTTTTGCTGGTACAGATACTCGTGCACCACTCAACCGTGCAGAAGTCGAGATTATCTTTGACAATAGGGATCACTATTTGCCACTAGATGAAGATGAAGTTGCAATTTCGCGTAGGATTTATCGTAATAGTGATAGTGAATTTTTGTTGAATGGGAAACAAGTACGTTTGAAAGATATCACAGGGCTAATGTTGGATACCGGACTTGGAAGAGAATCTTTTTCAATTATTTCTCAAGGACGAGTTGAATCAATTTTTAATAGTAAACCAGAAGAACGTCGCGTAATTATCGAAGAAGTCGCTGGTGTCTTAAAGTATAAAAAGGAAAAGCAAAAAGCACAACAGGAATTAGCTGAAACTACAGATCACTTGGACAGAGTTGCGGATATTGTTGACGAGTTGCAAAAACAAAGAGAGCCTTTAAAAGAACAAAGTAGTATTGCAAAAGATTATTTAGAACAAAAAAAAGACTTTGATTATTATAATTTGAGTAAGTTAGTTCTGGAAATTGATGAAAATAAGCAGAAAAAAATTGCACTTGAAAATGAAATGACTCAATTAAATGCAGTTAAGTCTAAAAATAAAAAAAAGATTGCGGAATATGAAGCATCTGTAAGTGCATTGCATAAAAAGCAAGCTACTCTGAATCAAAATCTTGATCATTTGCAGGAAGAATCGGCACTTTTGACGGGTCAAAAGGAACGTTATAGTGGAAAAAGGGAAGTTACACAAAAAGAAAAAGATTATCAATTGCAAAAGGTTACAGAAGTTAAGACTCAGAGGAATATAAATCAAGAAAAACTTAAACAAGCAGAGCATGAATTTAAGGAATTAACAAAAAAAATTGAAGATCTCACAAAAGAACAAGTAGAGTTGCAAAAAGAAATTACAGTTTTAACGAAGATCCATGAATATGATGAAAATCAAATTACAGCTGAGATTGAAGAATTAAGGCAGCAGATAATCACAAAGATGCAGGAACAAGCATCCTTAAAAAATCAAGTATTATATCTTACAAAAGAAGAACAACGTACTAAAGCAAGCAAAGATATTTTTATCAAGAAAACAAAAAAGCAACAGGATAACATTGAAAAACTTCAGAAAGAAGCAGCTGATTTACAGTTAAATTATGAAGAAAAGAAGCAACAACTGGCAAATGAAGGTAAGCGCTTTGAAGCTGAACAAGCTGAGACAAAAGATTTACAGCTGAAATTACAACAGCAAAAAGATAATTGGTATAAAGCATTAGAGATAGTTCAGCGTGCCCAAGCACAGCATGATAGTCTAAAGAATATCGATGACAACTTTGCTGGTTATTATCGAGGAGTCAAGGAAATTTTGCAAAGCAGAGCACAATTTACTGGAATTGTTGGAGCAGTTGCAGAGTTGCTAGACGTTCCAACAAATATTGCATACGCAATTGAGATCGCACTCGGTAGTCAAGTCCAAAACGTTGTGGTTGAGAATGAGCAGGCAGCAAAAGAAGCTATAAATTATTTAGTAAAAAATCGTCTTGGACGAGTAACCTTTTTGCCTAGAACTACAGTTAGACAAAAACAAATTAGTAAGTACCAATCTGAAATTTTAGCAAAAGTTTCTGGGGTGCTTGGCATGGGAAATCAGTTAGTGAAGTGTGCTAAAGAAAATCAGCCGGTCTTAAATTATTTATTAGGTTCAACTATCATTGTGAAGGATATTGATACTGCAGTGGATGTTGCTAAGCGGCTTAACCATGGACTAAAAGTCGTTTCATTGACGGGAGATGTTGTCAATCCTGGCGGTGCAATGACTGGTGGTGCAAACAAGCAAAAAAATAGCGGCTTAATCGAACAGAAGAAGCAAATCAAGATTTTGGAAAATAATCTTTCAGAAATGAAACAAAAAATGAAACAAATTGAAGTTCAAGGAAATAACGCAAAAAAAGAACTTGAACAAAAAAAATTAGCTATGCAAGCTGTAGAACAAAATTTAACTGCAAAAAAAGAAGAAATACATGAGATTGACTCACAACTCATACTTTTGGAGAATCAAGTCAGGCATGCAAAAGAAGCACTTGAGCTTCAACAAAGAGAATTTGAACAGGAAATGAAAACTGTTGTTGTGGTTAATGATAAGAATTCTCTTGATGGGCAGCAACTTATTTTGGAACAGCAATTAACTACACTCAGAACTGATTTTGATAATAAGAAAAAAATGCTTGTAGAGCTAAATAAAACTAAAGAACAAAATATTCAGAAAAATAGTGCATTGAAACAGCGTTTGGCAATTGTAACTGAGAGATTGAATTCATTGCATGATAAGACTATTATCAATCAAGAGCAAAATAAAGAATATAAAATTGCGCTTCAAGATGCACAGAAAATATTGGCTGAGATTGATAATAAACAAAAAATAGATTCTTTAAAATCAGAAGAAATAGTACAACGACTACAAGAGATTAATAAAAAGCAAAAGACAATTGCTACTAAGCTTAACAAGGGTAAAGAAGAAAGAAGTACTATTCATGAGCAGTTACAGCTAAACGAAGCCGAGTTAACAAGGGTCAATAATTTGCAAGAGTTAACCTTTAATGAACAGCGTGAACAAAGTGTTAAATTAAGCAAGGTGAATGCTATACTTGATCAGAGTCTTTCTGAATTATCTCAGACATATGAGTTAACATATGAGGCAGCAAAAGATAAAAATGAAGAACGAGATTTGAGTCATGTATTACAGAAGTTAAAACTGCTTCGTTTGGGTATTGAAGAGCTTGGGCAAATTAATATTGGATCAATTGACGAATATGAACGTGTAAATGAGCGCTTTGAATTCTTGTCAATGCAGCAAAATGATTTGTTAGAAGCAAAAAGCCAACTGCAAAAAAGTATGCAAGAAATGGATAATGAAGTCAAAGTTCGTTTTGGAAACACATTTAAGGCGGTTGCTGATGCATTTGCTGAAGTTTTCCCTCAGATGTTTGGTGGCGGAAAAGCATCCTTGAAGTTAACTGATTCAAGTGATCTGCTGACCACAGGAATAGAAATCATGTCGCAACCTCCAGGTAAAAAGTTACAAAAGTTATCATTACTATCTGGTGGAGAGAAGGCTTTAACTGCGTTGACTCTTTTGTTTGCTATTTTGAAGGTCAAGCCAGTTCCTTTTGTAATTTTAGATGAGGCAGAAGCAGCCTTAGATGACGCAAATGTCGATCGCTACTCGACCTACCTACAGCGATTTCATGACCAGACGCAATTTATTATCATCACGCATAGAAAAGGAACTATGAGCAGGGCTGATATCTTATACGGAATAACGATGCAAGAATCAGGTGTGTCAAGAACGGTTTCAGTTTCTTTGGAAAACATACTCGAGGAAAGCGTCACTGAAGGAGGATAA
- the rnc gene encoding ribonuclease III: protein MIIGLMQKLKKDFGINFKRPELLDEAFTHASYVNEHPREQLKYYERIEFLGDAVMQLCVSEYLFRRYPRMPEGKLSRLRAAMVCEDSFSKFAKECNFDEFIRLGKGEEKANARQRPALLCDIFESFIGALYEDQGKKAVEIFIAKVVFPKLDLGWFDHLLDHKTELQELLQEKGEVTITYDEIADLGPEHDKMYTMTVSANGNVLGTGSGHSKKEAEQAAANVALKSLK, encoded by the coding sequence GTGATAATCGGATTGATGCAAAAACTAAAGAAAGATTTTGGAATAAATTTTAAAAGACCTGAGCTACTTGATGAGGCCTTTACTCATGCGTCATATGTTAATGAACATCCTAGGGAACAGTTGAAGTATTATGAACGAATTGAATTTTTGGGAGATGCTGTAATGCAGCTGTGTGTTTCGGAATATTTGTTTCGACGTTATCCCAGAATGCCAGAAGGGAAGCTTTCACGTTTACGTGCAGCAATGGTTTGTGAAGACAGTTTCAGTAAATTTGCGAAAGAATGTAACTTTGACGAATTTATTAGACTCGGAAAAGGTGAAGAAAAAGCTAATGCAAGGCAGAGACCAGCTTTACTATGTGACATTTTTGAGTCGTTTATAGGAGCACTTTACGAAGATCAAGGAAAAAAAGCTGTGGAGATTTTTATTGCAAAAGTCGTTTTTCCAAAATTAGATTTAGGTTGGTTTGACCATTTATTGGATCATAAGACCGAGTTACAAGAATTACTGCAAGAAAAAGGTGAGGTAACAATCACCTATGATGAAATTGCTGATCTTGGACCGGAACATGATAAGATGTACACAATGACAGTCAGTGCCAACGGTAATGTTTTAGGAACAGGCAGTGGACATTCAAAAAAAGAAGCTGAGCAAGCAGCAGCTAATGTCGCATTAAAGTCTTTAAAGTAA
- the acpP gene encoding acyl carrier protein, producing MTEKEIYDKIVKIINERFEVEEGKVTPELNFSTDLNADSIDIVEFVLELEDTFSAEIPDEDAEKLFTVADAVKYISDHQG from the coding sequence ATGACAGAAAAAGAAATTTATGACAAAATTGTGAAAATTATTAATGAACGTTTTGAAGTTGAAGAAGGTAAAGTAACTCCTGAATTGAACTTTTCAACGGATTTGAACGCTGATTCAATAGATATTGTTGAATTTGTACTAGAACTAGAAGATACGTTTTCAGCTGAGATACCTGATGAAGATGCAGAAAAATTATTCACTGTTGCAGATGCAGTTAAATACATTTCTGATCACCAAGGATAG
- the plsX gene encoding phosphate acyltransferase PlsX: MKIAVDAMGGDNAPQTVVEGVERARDKYADLEFNLYGKESEIKKYLKDESRIQIIHTDSEIDMNDEPVRAIRRKKDSSMVLAAKAVKDGEADAFFSCGNTGALLTAGLLIVGRIKGISRPGLLSTLPMISKSEGAFNLLDSGANAENKPEHLYKYAILGKYYAQKVRGITNPRIGLLNNGTEEHKGNKTTQEAYQLLKADSDLNFVGNVESNAILKDVADVVVADGFTGNAVLKAIEGTASATMHLLKDSILNSGVTGKLGALLLKSTFSELKNKMNQSQYGGAVLLGVKAPVVKAHGSSDSAAVYYTLKQIHKMLEEKMIPDLVAYFEEAAKKADSVEE, encoded by the coding sequence ATGAAAATTGCAGTTGACGCTATGGGTGGGGATAATGCACCTCAAACAGTTGTTGAAGGAGTTGAGCGAGCAAGAGATAAATATGCGGATCTTGAGTTCAATCTTTACGGTAAAGAAAGTGAAATTAAGAAGTATTTAAAAGATGAATCACGTATTCAAATTATTCATACGGATAGTGAAATTGATATGAACGATGAACCTGTGCGTGCAATTCGACGAAAAAAAGATTCATCCATGGTTTTGGCTGCAAAGGCAGTAAAAGATGGCGAAGCTGATGCATTCTTTTCATGTGGAAATACAGGCGCTCTTCTTACTGCAGGTTTATTGATTGTCGGGAGAATAAAGGGGATCAGTCGACCTGGGTTACTTTCAACTCTTCCAATGATTTCAAAGTCAGAAGGAGCATTTAATTTGTTAGATAGCGGGGCAAATGCTGAAAATAAGCCTGAGCATCTGTACAAGTATGCAATTCTTGGTAAGTATTATGCACAAAAAGTTAGAGGAATTACTAATCCTCGAATCGGTTTGTTGAATAATGGGACTGAAGAACATAAGGGAAATAAGACTACGCAGGAAGCATATCAATTATTAAAGGCAGATTCAGATTTGAATTTTGTCGGTAATGTTGAATCTAATGCGATTTTAAAAGATGTTGCAGATGTGGTTGTTGCGGATGGATTTACCGGTAATGCTGTTTTAAAGGCAATTGAAGGAACTGCTTCAGCTACAATGCATTTACTGAAGGATTCAATTCTTAACAGTGGCGTAACGGGTAAATTAGGTGCACTACTACTGAAATCTACTTTTAGTGAGTTGAAAAACAAGATGAATCAATCGCAGTATGGTGGAGCTGTATTACTTGGTGTTAAGGCACCTGTTGTCAAAGCTCATGGTTCAAGCGATAGTGCTGCTGTATATTACACATTGAAACAGATTCATAAAATGTTAGAAGAAAAGATGATTCCTGATTTAGTTGCGTATTTCGAAGAAGCAGCAAAAAAAGCGGATAGTGTGGAGGAATAG